TCGACAGAATTAGATTCTGTTTCCTTACAAAAGTAtccatgctttttttccccttttagcaAACTCTTCAATTAGGTAAATCTCTTctgataaaaaaattttaaaagaaaagtatttaaaataacaattgtttcaCAGAAACAGAAGTTTTCATTATCAAATTCTGATTAAATTGGGGATGGTAAGGAGACTTATTCCCTGGTAATAAAAAATGAACAGCCATTTGCTTCccatcctccctttcccttctcaaaagtgACTATTTAGAAGTGTGTTAGTTAAACAGGGTCAGTTTTTTGTATGATGATATAAAATTCATAATACAGAGAGATAATATGATGTCCAATATTTTTCTACACTTACCCAAAGCAATTTGCATTTGGATGGCTCTATCTTGACAGCAAATTTACATATTTCGGTATTTAAATTGATTTCTGCCCTTAAAAGTAATTCTTCATTTCAAGGCAAAATCTTTGCGCAGGGAATTTTCCCAAATTAAAGATCACTAGTTGTATCTTAAACTAGTATCTTAAAAGGTTAACCAATTTTTTGGTTTCTGACTTTATGGTaatcaaagatttttattttgaagcTATCATTCTGTATCATGCAGTATTTATTAGTGTTCCTAGTAAAAgggtaaaataaagaaatgttactcctaaaaataaataacacattGATTATGGAtcaatatttattactttttggTTATTTCTGGAATAAATCTTCTTGACCTCAGGAGttagtcaataaaaaaaaaaaatttttttaaagccacaAATAAGGAAATAGTGCATGAATGAGCATAGCAAAaccaataaatgaaaaatgttaactAATTGGAAGACAAATAAGGAATTATGTACGTGCATATTGAAatctaaataaaaacaatttctcaATCTTTAAGTGGAATATTGTTTGATAGAATATTTCTCTTCAACTCTGAATCAAATGCTATATATAAACTACTTCCTAATCTTGGAATAATAGATTCAAAATATTATCAACATATACCATCATAGTTCTGATTTACTATGCTTTAGATTGGGCTAAAATTAGTGACTATggttatagaaatgctttttgttccctttccttGTCCAAGGCTACATTAAAGTCAATTTGAAGACAAGAACAATTTTATTTGGAATGTGtaaatcactttctttctttcaaaataccAAACAACATAGCACCATGATGCTACTTAATTATCAAAACTTGGACTTGAATCCAAcgtaaaataatggaaaatgaattTGATGCATTATTTGGTCCCCAGTGAAAATCTGTGGCAGTTACGTGAATAAAATCTagcaagaaataataaatctATGGTATTGTCTAATGAGGCTGTATAGGAACAATTCCTAAATGAATGTGGTCCCAAACCTTAGATGTTACAGAATAAAAATTACCTGCTAAAAGTCAGAGGACTTATTGTAAAATTACTACAGTactatatgactatagatattAGGCTTTCTAATGAGTAAGTAATAATCTCTATTACTTCACTCAGAACACTTAGAAAATGACCTCTTCAAGTACACTAAATGGTACTATTATAtctaaaatagtaaaaaatacctctaaaatagaactttttttttttttgcttcatcctCACTGGCAGAATAAAGCTTATTGTTTGCTAAATCTATCTTTGATACTCAGTTAATTCAAATTAACCTTTAAAATACTGCATAAGTTTTATTCTTAAATAAAAGGCTTCTATCTAGAAACTTATGGCagagtgagaaagacagaaaattgATGACGAAATTCTTAGTAAAGGACAGACTGGAAACTATGCAGACACTTGGTGTGTAAGCTTTTTATGCTATCAGATATATCATTTAATCTACAGGTAAGTTTTCTGTCATCTTTAATaccattattaataaattatgaaGGTTTGCTATGTTAGTCTGAAACATAGTCTAAATATTAAAAGGGTAGTCCATCTTACTGGAAGAATGAAGAAGCACTAATTAAAAAGAGACTAGAAAAACTATTTTACGCCAAGGAATAATCATGTTAGGATTAGATTAACAAAGAATTATACTTTTTATGGTGGGCACTGATTTAATattaatgtgtaaaataaaaatactcaatttttaatttgtcattttatagGATAATTTTAACAGCTTTGTAATaatgtcaaataaaaattttaaaataattaaaatttaaagtctAAAGAATAACTGCTACAAGGTATCTCAGAGGACCTATTTTTCATAAAGTCCATGAAGTCTTAGTggataacattaaaataaatatttatcaccAGCCCTCCCAAAAAAGTATCTGAAAATAAAGGTTAGGGTACAAGTTAATTTGAATTTTGCCTCACAAAAAGTTtcaaaatggtaaaaagaaaacttagaaaagcCATGAAAGACCTTTTATGTAATCAGTCAGTCAAATACCAATAATCCTCCCTGGCATTATTGTTCTGGTACATCAATCCTGAGTACTCTAACTTTTGATTTATAATGATATTCCTTCAGATataatttcacagatgaaggaATTGGGAGGGTATCAATGCCATCATAGGTTGTACAGTTACAAATAACTGTCCTGCATATGTGctgaagggaaaaggggaaagtccGATTTAAAGGCGTAGATAAAAGTGGTTCAAAGAACATACAAGAGCTTGGGTCTTTATAATGTTCTAGGAGTCCAGTGATATCAGGAGAATGGAATACACAAGGATCATGTGCGTCAAAGCTAAAGTTGTGATTCCATTGTTCAATCCTAGCATGAAGAGAACGACTATAGCGTCTAAAACTAACAGAGAATAAATAGTCTTCTTGTGCTGAGTCACGAAGTAAAAAGGTTCCCTCTGGTTTTCCTTCCAGTAATGCCTCAGCTGCATATTTGTCCATTACTCCCCAATAACATGGATTGTTATTGATCTGAAGGAGATCTGGAACAAGACAGTGAACATAATCTATCTGAGTGTGGTATTTAGGAGGCGTTTCCAATTGCAGCATTTCATCATCAGTTTCCCATTTCGGTTTGTTTCTTTTCCTAGAACTTGTGcaaaatgttaaaatttcatcatctgaatccATGTCACTATCTTCTACACTGTTATTAGATGCCAGGTTCATTACAGAAGCTGTCTTTGGAGCATAATGATGTGATTGGTTGTCAGTAGTTGTGTCACATGGCTGAACCTGAGTATATGAAAAAGAGTTTTCACTTTCTTCCCTGATAGTTCTTTCCTTCAGTTGGATATCCCTCATATCACTTTCAGATAAGTCTATGCTTCTGCAGTTATCTGATTTTGGAGTTAGAGGGGCAGTGTGTTGTTTAATTAAATGCCAACGAAAGGCCAGCTCTGACTGAGGTGGGAAAGGACACTTATCTAATATGAGTTCGCTgataagaatttttctttttgatgggaGCACTGAAGAGAGTCGACTGCTGCAATTTTTTATGGGAAAGCACTGCCCCATAGCATCTTGCAATTTTTGCTTAAGAGACCGGCCCAAGAATCTGTGCCCACATGAATGATCTAAATCCAACTCAATGGACGAACAGCTGTGCTTCCTTTCTGGGCTCCCTACAGCAATGTTAACTTTCTCAGTGGCATCTGGTGTGTCAATATCAGAAGAGTGCTCATTCTTTTTGGACCAAGAGAGCTTTTTCCCACTCCACACATAACCATCTTTTCTGTCTGCACTTCTACTCCGACTGGTTTTGGGTCTCACAtctacatttttaatattttctcccatttttttagGCTAATATCCACAAGTCCAGGTGTTATATATGCTGATTTTTCAGGCTTTCAAGGAGGAAGTTTCTTCTAAGCCCTTTATGGAAGtatctagaaaaacaaataaaaatgtttatcaaCTATTATTCATTTATCAGAGTTCATATTATATTCCAATTTCTGGTGAAAAAAAGTTGTGAAAAACACAGTTATGTAACTTGAACATAGCAGGTTCAACAGGAACAATaagttattgaattaaattaatcatTTATACATAAAGATAGATATAGAATGGGGAATTAATGTGAAGGCAGTTCCAAGATCTTTTTGCTCTTGCCAATATACAAACTGGTTTTTATCACAAACTTAACTTCAGAGAATGATGTAGCTGAGCAATAGCCAAATTCTTCTATTTTCAGCCACAATGTAAATGatgaaaattcaaatattttctacttatatactatgtatattcAGTGTTTCTCCATTTAAAACTTagggaactctgaaaaggtagtAAGAGGCATCTTTTTTATGCAGTGGTCTGGTCATATCATTCCTCTGCTCAAAAGTCTTGAGTAGCTCTTCCTGTGGTCTATTTAGTGAAGTCCAAATATCTTTATGAGAAATACTCAAAGCTAAATTTCCACAAGATGTTGCAAGTTTCAAGGTAA
The DNA window shown above is from Sminthopsis crassicaudata isolate SCR6 chromosome 2, ASM4859323v1, whole genome shotgun sequence and carries:
- the SOCS4 gene encoding suppressor of cytokine signaling 4; amino-acid sequence: MGENIKNVDVRPKTSRSRSADRKDGYVWSGKKLSWSKKNEHSSDIDTPDATEKVNIAVGSPERKHSCSSIELDLDHSCGHRFLGRSLKQKLQDAMGQCFPIKNCSSRLSSVLPSKRKILISELILDKCPFPPQSELAFRWHLIKQHTAPLTPKSDNCRSIDLSESDMRDIQLKERTIREESENSFSYTQVQPCDTTTDNQSHHYAPKTASVMNLASNNSVEDSDMDSDDEILTFCTSSRKRNKPKWETDDEMLQLETPPKYHTQIDYVHCLVPDLLQINNNPCYWGVMDKYAAEALLEGKPEGTFLLRDSAQEDYLFSVSFRRYSRSLHARIEQWNHNFSFDAHDPCVFHSPDITGLLEHYKDPSSCMFFEPLLSTPLNRTFPFSLQHICRTVICNCTTYDGIDTLPIPSSVKLYLKEYHYKSKVRVLRIDVPEQ